GGTTTTTTATCTGATGACACACCGGCTATTTCTTTTACAAATATGCCTAAAGATGAATATTTTTCCCATTGATAACTAAAATTACATTGTTCAGCCGCCAGTAACATTACAGCTTGAACCGTTTTGTCTTGTTTGATCGTCACCTCGCACCGCTTGGCTACTCCTGGCCCACTAATGGTGACTATAACACTGTTTATCACACCTAACTTTGGCTCAACTACTGGTGTTGGTTCTGAATTTGGTGTTGCACTGATAATTGGATCCGGTGTGACAACAGATTCCTCAATAACTACCGGTGGAGCAGTATCCGATACCACAGCTGGGCTCTCCACAAACTTTACCTCTTCTAATTTAGGATCATTATTTTTATACAACATCACGCTGGCCACCCCAATAATGGAAAGCACGGCCAGAGCCGGTAAATAAATTGTAATAAGTCTTTTCCAAATCATATTTAATATAGTGACGCATAGATTACTCTACTGGGTGACAGGCGTCAAGGTGATGGTGTATAGTGTAGCTATGACTAAACAAACATCAAACCAACCAATATATATTTTATTCGGCTTAGTTATTGTAGTGTTAATAGCCCTCATCGGCTACTTTGCCTATTTATTGTTAGCCCCTGATAAAACTGTTTCAACCACTTCTAATACCAACACTGTGGCCAATACTAATACAGTAAAAAATAGTAATTCTACTACCAATAAAAATTCAACCAAAAAGAATGGTAAT
The genomic region above belongs to Patescibacteria group bacterium and contains:
- a CDS encoding DUF4430 domain-containing protein yields the protein MIWKRLITIYLPALAVLSIIGVASVMLYKNNDPKLEEVKFVESPAVVSDTAPPVVIEESVVTPDPIISATPNSEPTPVVEPKLGVINSVIVTISGPGVAKRCEVTIKQDKTVQAVMLLAAEQCNFSYQWEKYSSLGIFVKEIAGVSSDKKPRYHWIYYVNGKLADVGVADYTVVAGDKITWQFEQDY